The proteins below are encoded in one region of Peptoniphilus sp. GNH:
- a CDS encoding acyl-CoA dehydrogenase, producing MDFKLSEEQLEMQAMFREFAENEVAPIAIEVDENHRFPEENVAKMQELGFFGLPFSEEDGGTGLDTLTYVLAVEELSKVCATTGVILSAHVSLGAGAIEKWGSKEQKEKYLVPLASGQKLGAFALTEPNAGTDAAGQRTTAVLDGDHYVLNGSKIFITNGKYADTYVVFAMTDKSQGTKGISAFIVEKGMPGFEFGSKEKKMGIRGSSTYELVFSNCKVPKENLLGKEGEGFKIAMNTLDGGRIGIAAQALGIAEGALAKAIKYVKEREQFGRPIAKFQNTQFKLADMAAEIEAARHLVYKAAVKKDNGERYTVDAATAKLFAAKTAMYVTTEAVQLFGGYGYSQEYEVERMMRDAKITQIYEGTSEVMRMVISGALLN from the coding sequence ATGGATTTTAAATTAAGTGAAGAACAATTAGAAATGCAAGCTATGTTTAGAGAATTTGCAGAAAATGAAGTTGCTCCTATAGCAATTGAAGTTGATGAAAACCACAGATTCCCAGAAGAAAATGTAGCAAAAATGCAAGAATTGGGATTTTTCGGCTTGCCATTTTCAGAAGAAGATGGAGGAACAGGTCTGGATACACTTACATACGTGTTGGCAGTTGAAGAATTGTCAAAAGTATGCGCTACCACAGGCGTAATTCTTTCAGCACATGTTTCTCTAGGTGCAGGAGCAATTGAAAAATGGGGTTCAAAAGAACAAAAAGAAAAATATTTAGTACCTCTTGCATCAGGACAAAAACTTGGAGCCTTTGCTTTAACTGAACCAAACGCAGGAACTGACGCAGCAGGACAAAGAACAACAGCAGTTTTGGACGGAGATCATTACGTTCTAAACGGTTCAAAGATATTTATAACAAACGGAAAGTATGCAGACACTTATGTAGTATTTGCAATGACTGATAAGAGCCAAGGTACAAAGGGTATTTCAGCATTTATAGTAGAAAAAGGAATGCCAGGATTTGAATTTGGTTCAAAAGAAAAGAAGATGGGAATCAGAGGTTCATCAACTTACGAACTAGTATTCTCAAACTGCAAGGTACCAAAGGAAAATCTTCTTGGAAAAGAAGGCGAAGGATTCAAAATCGCTATGAATACTCTTGATGGCGGTAGAATAGGAATCGCAGCTCAAGCTCTTGGAATTGCTGAAGGCGCTCTTGCAAAAGCAATTAAATATGTAAAAGAAAGAGAACAATTTGGAAGACCAATAGCAAAATTCCAAAACACTCAATTCAAACTAGCAGACATGGCTGCAGAAATCGAAGCAGCAAGACACCTTGTTTACAAGGCTGCAGTTAAGAAAGACAATGGAGAAAGATACACAGTAGATGCTGCAACAGCAAAACTATTTGCAGCAAAAACAGCTATGTATGTAACAACAGAAGCCGTTCAACTATTCGGTGGATATGGATACAGCCAAGAATACGAAGTAGAAAGAATGATGAGAGATGCCAAGATAACTCAAATTTATGAAGGAACTTCAGAAGTTATGAGAATGGTAATCTCCGGAGCTCTTTTAAACTAA
- a CDS encoding electron transfer flavoprotein subunit beta/FixA family protein, whose amino-acid sequence MNILVCVKQVPDTSEIKIDPVKNTLIRDGVQSILNPFDGYALEAALLLKDKDPEVKVTVVSMGPPQAEPMLKDCIAVGADSAYLVSDAKFGGSDTLATSYILTNAIKKLEEEKGKFDLILCGKQAIDGDTAQVGPEIAEQLDVPQVTYAVELEIADEKHAHVTRELDFGNQVIEAQMPCLVTFTKAHELRYPSIKNKLKAKKAEIGRLTVESFPEIDLTKIGLKGSPTRVKKTFTPSQTKEGVIIQEKDPAVAVQRLIEALEDAKLL is encoded by the coding sequence ATGAACATATTAGTATGCGTTAAACAGGTTCCAGATACAAGTGAAATCAAAATAGACCCTGTTAAAAACACACTTATCCGTGATGGCGTACAAAGTATTTTGAACCCATTTGATGGATATGCTTTAGAAGCAGCTTTGCTATTAAAGGATAAAGACCCCGAAGTAAAGGTTACAGTAGTTTCAATGGGACCACCTCAAGCAGAACCAATGCTTAAGGATTGTATAGCTGTTGGAGCTGATAGTGCTTACTTGGTATCAGATGCTAAGTTTGGCGGATCAGATACTTTAGCAACAAGCTACATTTTGACTAATGCAATCAAAAAACTAGAAGAAGAAAAGGGCAAATTTGACCTTATACTTTGCGGAAAGCAAGCCATAGATGGAGATACTGCACAAGTAGGTCCTGAAATAGCTGAACAATTGGATGTACCACAAGTTACTTATGCCGTAGAACTTGAAATTGCAGACGAAAAGCATGCACATGTTACAAGAGAACTTGATTTCGGAAACCAAGTTATAGAAGCTCAAATGCCATGTCTTGTTACATTTACAAAAGCTCATGAGCTTAGATATCCTTCAATCAAGAATAAATTGAAGGCTAAAAAGGCAGAAATAGGTCGTTTAACAGTAGAATCATTCCCTGAAATTGACCTTACAAAGATTGGTCTAAAAGGTTCTCCTACACGCGTTAAGAAAACATTCACACCGTCACAAACTAAAGAGGGCGTCATAATCCAAGAAAAGGATCCTGCAGTAGCAGTTCAAAGACTTATCGAAGCTCTTGAAGACGCTAAGTTATTATAG
- a CDS encoding electron transfer flavoprotein subunit alpha/FixB family protein: protein MFENYKNFWVIVEVDENGKAKNVGLELLTPAKEMASQSGEDVVAVIIGGKVDQAVEQAKQFGADKIITVSGPVYEEYNTEVYANAIAKLVEEYQPNAMLIGATNQGRDLGPRVSSRLHTGLTADCTHLDYDAEKREVLWTRPAFGGNLMATIICPDHRPQIGTVRPGVFRKVEVEAKDVPVEVKTIDYPQEKIRTKVIKTIIPEGEKIIDLEGAEVIVSGGRGLGEESNLKLVEDLANVFNAPVGSSRAIVDAGWISHQHQVGQSGKTVGPKLYIAIGISGAIQHIAGMSGSGTIIAVNQDPEAPIFGVADYGLVGDLFQIVPILTEELKKRKES, encoded by the coding sequence ATGTTTGAAAATTATAAAAATTTTTGGGTAATAGTAGAAGTTGATGAAAATGGCAAGGCTAAGAATGTAGGCCTTGAACTGTTGACACCGGCAAAAGAAATGGCAAGCCAATCAGGAGAAGATGTTGTTGCAGTAATAATTGGCGGAAAAGTTGACCAAGCTGTAGAACAAGCTAAGCAATTTGGAGCAGATAAGATAATTACTGTTTCAGGCCCAGTATATGAAGAATACAATACTGAAGTTTATGCAAATGCAATTGCAAAACTTGTTGAAGAATATCAACCAAATGCAATGCTAATAGGAGCAACTAACCAAGGTAGAGATTTGGGACCTAGAGTTTCTTCAAGACTTCACACAGGTTTAACAGCAGATTGTACTCATCTTGATTATGATGCTGAAAAGAGAGAAGTGCTTTGGACTCGTCCAGCATTTGGCGGTAACTTAATGGCTACAATTATTTGCCCTGACCACAGACCACAAATAGGAACTGTAAGACCAGGTGTATTTAGAAAAGTTGAAGTTGAAGCTAAAGATGTGCCAGTAGAAGTTAAGACAATAGATTATCCACAAGAAAAGATTCGTACCAAAGTTATAAAGACTATAATTCCTGAAGGAGAAAAGATTATAGACCTTGAAGGAGCTGAAGTTATAGTATCAGGTGGTCGTGGATTAGGAGAAGAAAGCAATCTTAAACTTGTAGAAGATCTTGCTAATGTATTTAATGCACCAGTAGGATCATCAAGAGCCATAGTAGATGCAGGCTGGATTTCTCACCAACATCAAGTTGGTCAATCAGGAAAGACAGTAGGACCAAAGCTTTATATAGCAATTGGTATATCTGGAGCCATCCAACATATAGCAGGTATGTCAGGCTCGGGTACAATAATAGCTGTAAACCAAGACCCAGAAGCTCCTATCTTTGGAGTTGCCGATTATGGTCTTGTTGGCGATCTTTTCCAAATAGTTCCTATTTTAACTGAAGAACTAAAGAAGAGAAAAGAATCTTAA
- a CDS encoding FAD-binding oxidoreductase produces the protein MEFNKITPEIIEQIKSAVKGKVYTGDQINEDYFHDEMPIYGSGKPDVLVEVRSTQEVANVVKICYDNTIPVVARGAGSGLVGAGVSFAGGVMIDMQTFNKILDYDEDNFIVTVEPGVLLNDLAEAVAEKGYLYPPDPGERYATVGGNVSTNAGGMRAVKYGTTRDYVAKMEVVLPTGEITEFGANVTKTSTGYSLINLIIGSEGTLAIITKLYLRFLAAPTSDISLIVPYEKLADCISTVPVLKRNHLDPQSIEFMEREIVESSERYIGKKNFPTSIDGVEAGAYLLIRFDGNDEEALLETVEKAAELVLEEGALDVFIADTPDKKKAAWSARGAFLEAIEAESKLLDECDVVVPVSEIAHYLEYVNEEAKNYDFQVKSFGHAGDGNLHIYTVSNDMEKEEFLKQVDKFMEVIYKKAYEVGGQLSGEHGVGHGKTKFLAEYEGSTKINLMKGIKQVFDPKGILNPGKVI, from the coding sequence ATGGAATTTAATAAAATAACGCCTGAAATAATTGAACAAATAAAATCAGCCGTAAAAGGCAAAGTTTACACTGGGGACCAAATCAATGAAGACTATTTCCATGATGAGATGCCTATATATGGTTCAGGAAAACCAGATGTACTTGTAGAAGTTAGAAGCACTCAAGAAGTTGCTAACGTAGTGAAAATTTGCTATGACAATACAATACCTGTAGTAGCACGTGGTGCTGGTTCAGGTCTTGTTGGAGCGGGTGTATCTTTTGCTGGCGGAGTAATGATTGATATGCAAACTTTCAATAAGATTTTGGATTATGATGAGGACAACTTCATCGTAACAGTTGAACCAGGTGTTCTTTTAAACGATTTGGCAGAAGCTGTAGCGGAAAAAGGATATCTATATCCACCAGATCCAGGCGAAAGATATGCAACTGTTGGTGGAAATGTATCTACAAACGCAGGTGGTATGCGTGCTGTTAAGTACGGTACAACAAGAGATTATGTAGCTAAGATGGAAGTTGTACTTCCAACAGGTGAAATAACTGAATTTGGTGCAAATGTAACTAAGACTTCAACAGGATATTCTCTAATCAATTTGATCATCGGTTCTGAAGGTACTTTGGCTATAATAACAAAACTGTATTTGAGATTTTTAGCTGCTCCAACATCTGACATATCACTAATAGTTCCATATGAAAAGTTGGCTGATTGTATTTCAACAGTGCCGGTTTTAAAGAGAAATCACTTAGATCCTCAATCAATTGAATTTATGGAAAGAGAAATCGTAGAATCTTCTGAAAGATACATCGGAAAGAAAAACTTCCCAACTTCTATTGACGGAGTGGAAGCAGGCGCTTATCTTTTGATAAGATTTGATGGCAATGATGAAGAAGCTCTACTTGAAACAGTAGAAAAGGCTGCTGAATTAGTGCTTGAAGAAGGAGCTCTTGATGTATTTATAGCAGATACACCAGATAAGAAAAAGGCAGCATGGTCTGCAAGAGGAGCTTTCCTTGAAGCTATAGAAGCTGAATCAAAACTTCTAGATGAATGTGACGTAGTTGTTCCAGTAAGTGAAATTGCACATTATCTTGAATATGTTAACGAAGAAGCTAAAAATTATGATTTCCAAGTTAAATCTTTTGGTCACGCAGGTGATGGAAATCTTCACATCTACACTGTATCAAATGATATGGAAAAAGAAGAATTCTTAAAGCAAGTTGACAAGTTTATGGAAGTCATCTATAAGAAGGCTTATGAAGTAGGCGGACAACTTTCTGGAGAACACGGCGTTGGACACGGAAAGACTAAATTCCTAGCTGAATACGAAGGATCAACAAAGATTAACCTAATGAAGGGCATAAAGCAAGTATTTGACCCTAAGGGAATCTTGAATCCCGGCAAGGTAATCTAA
- a CDS encoding CidA/LrgA family protein, which translates to MKHLKGFGILFLCLMLGRICRSLINFPIPEVVYGMVFLLIFLVLKVFKLESVEDTSKAVLGNLAFLFVPLSVSLMDQVELLGSHIVTILITLIVSNIATMAVTAKVISFIQKRRIK; encoded by the coding sequence ATGAAACATTTAAAAGGATTTGGAATCTTATTTTTGTGTCTGATGCTTGGAAGAATCTGTAGGAGCCTTATAAATTTCCCTATACCAGAAGTTGTCTATGGTATGGTATTTTTATTAATATTTTTAGTATTAAAGGTGTTCAAGCTAGAATCTGTTGAAGACACATCAAAGGCAGTATTGGGAAATCTCGCATTTTTGTTTGTGCCACTATCAGTATCTCTTATGGATCAAGTTGAGCTACTAGGCTCACACATTGTTACAATACTTATAACACTTATTGTATCTAATATCGCAACAATGGCTGTCACAGCCAAGGTAATATCTTTTATTCAAAAAAGGAGGATAAAATAA
- a CDS encoding LrgB family protein yields METFIKTPYFGILLSIFTYILGGWISKKIKNPLFNPLLLAMFMCIGILKIFKIEYEDFNVGGQYITFLVAPATVALVVNLYKNLDLLIKNIVPVIIGVFVGAMTSVLTIYAGAKIFGWSQELKYSLVPKSLTTAIGTALSGEYGGIVSITVVSIVLTGIMGAAIAPTLLKIIKVEDPVAKGISIGTTAHAVGTSRALQMGEVEGGMSGLAIALAGFISVIIIPVIIKILG; encoded by the coding sequence ATGGAAACTTTCATCAAAACCCCCTATTTCGGAATTTTACTGTCAATATTTACTTATATTTTGGGTGGTTGGATTTCTAAAAAAATAAAGAATCCTCTATTCAATCCCCTTTTGCTGGCGATGTTTATGTGCATTGGAATTTTAAAAATATTCAAGATAGAATATGAAGATTTTAATGTAGGAGGTCAATATATAACCTTTTTAGTTGCACCAGCCACAGTTGCTTTGGTTGTAAATCTATACAAGAATCTAGACCTCTTAATCAAAAACATAGTACCTGTAATTATAGGTGTATTTGTTGGTGCTATGACATCAGTTTTGACCATATATGCTGGAGCTAAAATCTTTGGTTGGTCTCAAGAATTAAAATATAGCCTTGTGCCAAAATCTTTGACAACAGCAATAGGAACAGCTTTATCTGGAGAATACGGCGGCATAGTGTCAATAACAGTTGTAAGTATAGTTTTAACTGGAATAATGGGAGCTGCAATTGCCCCAACTCTTCTAAAAATTATAAAGGTTGAAGACCCTGTTGCAAAAGGTATATCAATAGGCACGACTGCTCACGCAGTAGGCACTTCGAGAGCCTTGCAAATGGGAGAGGTTGAAGGCGGTATGTCTGGCCTTGCAATCGCACTTGCAGGATTTATATCAGTAATAATAATCCCAGTGATTATTAAAATTTTAGGATAA
- a CDS encoding pyroglutamyl-peptidase I, whose translation MNILLTGFEPFGGEKINPSWEVVKKIKGKMYGANIYPLLLPVAFKKAAEIIKNEMQRLDFDAVLSIGQAGIRSALSIEYIGLNLRHSKQPDEFSNSPYFEKISEDGPDAIVSNLPIEKILKKWEENMIPAYLSFSAGAYVCNDIMYSTALYCKQKNIKSGFVHIPYIKEQVIDSPQNKPFMELDTIKKAIEVAIEEIIKDIEGGRID comes from the coding sequence ATGAATATACTTTTGACTGGATTTGAACCATTCGGAGGAGAAAAAATAAATCCGTCTTGGGAAGTCGTAAAAAAAATAAAGGGTAAGATGTATGGAGCTAACATATATCCACTTCTACTTCCAGTAGCTTTCAAAAAAGCTGCCGAGATAATTAAAAATGAAATGCAAAGACTAGACTTTGATGCAGTCTTATCCATAGGACAAGCAGGCATACGCTCTGCTCTTAGTATTGAATACATAGGACTAAATTTAAGACACAGCAAGCAGCCAGATGAATTTTCAAATAGCCCCTATTTTGAAAAAATATCAGAAGATGGTCCTGATGCAATAGTTTCAAATCTTCCAATAGAAAAAATTTTAAAAAAGTGGGAAGAAAATATGATCCCTGCCTATCTTTCCTTCTCAGCTGGAGCCTATGTCTGCAATGACATAATGTATTCCACAGCCTTGTATTGTAAGCAAAAAAATATAAAATCAGGATTTGTTCATATACCCTACATCAAAGAGCAAGTCATCGATTCTCCACAAAATAAACCTTTTATGGAACTTGATACAATTAAGAAGGCCATAGAAGTGGCGATAGAAGAAATAATAAAAGACATAGAAGGAGGAAGAATTGATTAA
- a CDS encoding alkylphosphonate utilization protein: MIKCIYCGSEYGYPDGTGFSCPECGQFWTEQCLENMKTLDSVGNILEDGDTVVTIKDLKLGKQTIKRGTKAVNIKIIEPVNGHDIDAKCEGFGAIYLKSSVVKKIN, encoded by the coding sequence TTGATTAAGTGTATTTATTGCGGCTCGGAATATGGTTATCCAGATGGAACTGGGTTTTCTTGCCCGGAGTGTGGGCAATTTTGGACAGAACAATGCCTTGAGAATATGAAAACCCTAGACTCTGTTGGCAATATCCTAGAAGATGGGGACACGGTAGTTACAATCAAAGACTTAAAACTTGGAAAGCAAACCATAAAAAGAGGCACAAAAGCTGTAAATATTAAAATAATAGAGCCAGTAAATGGTCACGACATAGATGCCAAGTGCGAAGGGTTTGGGGCAATCTATCTAAAATCTTCAGTTGTAAAGAAAATAAATTAA